The Arcobacter roscoffensis genome segment ATCTAGTTTTGTAACAAAGTGAGGTTCTTGTGCTCCATAAACTGTAAAGCCTCTTCTCTTACCAATTGTATAATGAGCATAACCTTTATGCTCCCCTACAATATTTCCTTTTTCATCTAAAACATTTCCTACTTGATCTATATTTGCATGTTTTTTAATTACATCTGTATAAACAGTTTCAACGAAACAAATCTCTTGCGATTCGCTTTTTTCTGTAATTTTCTTAAAAGCAACATCAAGTTTAGCACCAAATTTAACAATATCTTCTTTTTTGTAAGTACTTAAAGGAAACATCATAAAAGGAAGTGCTTCAGGACTTACTTGTGATAGAAAATAGCTTTGATCTTTTGTTTTATCATCAGCTTCATAGAAAAACTTACCATCAGTTTTTGCATAATGTCCAGTAGCTAAGAAGTCTGCACCATGGCTTTTAGCAAAATCTAACATTGCGCCAAATTTAATTTGTCTATTACATTTTACACATGGGTTTGGAGTTGTTCCTTCTAAGTATGAATCCACAAAGTAATCATAAACTTCTTTAGTAAAATCATCTGCTAAATCTAAAACGTGATATTTAATATTTAGAAATTCAGCTACATCTTTGATGAAAGATAAGTTCTTTTCATGGTATCCATCATTTCTGTTATGAAGTTTTAAGTAACAACCCTCAACTTCATAACCTTCTTCTTGTAGCATGTAAGCAGTAACTGACGAATCAATACCACCACTCATGCCTACCATAACTTTTTTCATTTTAGTAATAGTTACTAATAAAGCCACCACCAAGACAATAGTCGCCGTCATATAATACAAGACTTTGTCCTAGCGTTACAGCTCTTTGAGGCTCATCAAATTTAACTAATACTTTATCCTCACTAGATTCTACTACTGTACAAGTTTGTTTATGTTGTCTATACCTTACTTGTGCCATTAGTTTATCACCAACTTTTGGTGCTTCTTCTAAAACCCAATGCATATGACTAGCTTCTGTGTGTTCACTCATTAATAAAGGATGGTTTGTATCTTGTACAACTGTTAAAGTGTTGTTTTCAACATCTTTTTTAGCAGCATACCATGATTTGTGAGTATTGTTTTCACCTTCATTTCCTTTAATACCACCAAGTCCAATACCTTTTCTTTGACCTAGTGTGTAACAAATAAGACCCTTGTGTTTTCCTAAAACTTTTCCATTCTCATCAATCATATCACCTGGAATTGCTTTTAGGTGTTGTGTAATAAAGTCATCAAATCTTTGATTTCCAATAAAACAAATACCAGTACTGTCTTTTTTATCACTTACAGGTAGGTTATGCTCTCTTGCAATTTCTCTAACTTCTGTTTTAGTTAAATCTCCAAGTGGGAACATCGCATGGCTTAATTGTTCACTTGATAAGGCGTGTAAAAAGTAACTTTGATCTTTTGAGCTATCTTTTGGAGTATCAAGAACATAATGCTCATTATGTTTAGCAATTTTTGCATAATGTCCAGTTGCAATCATATCAGCACCCATTTTTTTAGCTTCATTTAAAAACACATTAAATTTGATTTCTTTATTACATAAAATATCAGGATTTGGAGTAAGACCTTTTTTTAAACCTTCTAAAAATACATCAAATACTTTTGTTCTGTACTCTTCAACAAAGTCTTTACCTTTTACTTCAATGCCAATAAGTTCACCAACTTTTTTCGCATCTTCAAACTCTATTCTATTAGGACATTGGCTACCTTTGATACCATATTCCCAATTTCGCATAAATAAGCCTACTACATCATAGCCTTGTTGTTTTAATAAAAGTGCAGTAACAGATGAATCAACTCCACCAGACATTCCAACAACTACTTTTTTTTTCATTTATTTATCCTTTTCATCTCTTCTAAAGGAATAATCACCGATTCTCTATTTGCCCAGTCTTTATGAGGAACTATAAGGTTCTTCGTATTTATTTTTTTCTTATCAAAAAATATTATATCTATATCTAGAGTTCTAGGCGCATCTTGAAAGGATCGCTTTCTTCCAAATCTATTTTCTAGCCTTTGCATATTTCTTAAAAAATCATTTGGGGCTAGATTAGTTTTAATCGCGATTATACCATTTAAAAAATAATTTTGCTCTAAGTATCCAAAAGGAGGATTTTTAAGTAGGGGACTTGACATAAGAATATCAAATCTAGTATCCTTCATAAGGCATAAGAATAACTTATCAAAAGTTTTTTTTACATCCCCTAAATTACCCCCTATACCAATAGTTACTTGGTATCTTTTATTTGATTGTTTTTTTGAACAAAATGGAAAATTAGCAGTTTTATAAAGTGTTAATTTATCGTTTAATTTTTTTTTCAAATTTATCTCTTTTTTTAAAGTGAAATTTTAAAGAATTATTGCTTTACCATTTTTCATTACAACAGTATCTTCAATTCTTACACCAAATTCATCAGGTAAATAAATACCTGGTTCTATCGTAAATACCATATTATCTTCAATGATTACATCACTTCTTGTATTAATATTTGGAAACTCATGTATATCAAGACCAACTCCATGACCAGTACTATGAATAAAGTATTTACCGAAACCTGCTTTTTCAATTACATCTCTAGTAAGTTTGTCAATTTGACTTGCTTTCATACCGCTTCTTGCATTTTGTATTGCATTTAGTTGTGCTTTATATACTAAATCATAAATTTTTTGATGCTTTTTATTTTTAAATTTTTGCTCTCTTTTAAAAGAGAAGTTTTCAAAGTTAGCATTTGAAGTACATGTTCTATCTGAACAGTACCTTTTATATTTTACACCTGCATCTACTAAAAGTAAATTGTTTAGTTTTAGTTTTTTATTTGTAGGAAGGGCGTGAGGTTTTGCTGCGTTTTTATTTATTGCAACAATTGGGTCAAAACTAAGTTGCAGTTTTCCTGCTTGACTCATTTTTTCAATAGCTTTAAAATGTAAGAATTCTTCTGTTTGATTGAAACCATTTTTTCTAATATATTTAGCAAAATTATCAAAACCTTTTCTTCCTAGTTTTGCTGCTTTTTTTAAGTATTTTATTTCTTCATCTGTTTTGATAATTCTTTTTTCTTTAGAAAAATTTCGCTTTGGAATAAATTGTGTTTTTAAATCACTTGTTAGGTTAGTATAAGTTGAATATTTAAAATCATTTGGATCAAAAACTATTTTTTTAATCTTATTTTTTTTAAGAATTTCTTTTGCAGTTTTGATTAAATCACTTGATTCTATAACTTCACAGTTCTTTGTGTACTCTTGGGCTTCAATAGTATATCTTGCATCAGTAATAAAGTATTTATCTGCACCTAAATTTATAAAAATTACATTGTCGCATGAAAAATTAGCTTCAAAATAAATAGCGTTTTCATTTAATAAAATAAAATTTTTCATAATCTCTCTTTCTTTGGTATGATTTAACATAAATTTAAATATAATCTTACCTAAATTTTATAAAAGGAATATAATATGAAAATAGCAGTAATTCAAGGGCCAAACTTAAATATGTTAGGAATTAGAGAACAACATATTTACGGTCCAATGAGTTTAGAACAAATTCATGAGCAGTTAAAAAATGCAGCAGCTCAAAATGGAGTAGAACTAGAATTCTTCCAATCAAACCTTGAGGGTGAAATTGTTGATAAAGTTCAAGAGTGTTTAGGTGAGGTTGATGGTATTATGATTAACCCAGCAGCATTCTCTCATACTTCAATTGCAATTAAAGATGCATTATCAGCTGTAGAATTACCAACAGTTGAAGTTCATATTTCAAATATTTATAAAAGAGAAGAGTTTAGACAAAAATCAGTTACAGCAGGTGCAGCAACTGGTGTTATTACAGGTTTTGGACCATTTGGATACCACATGGGACTTATAGCTTTAATGCAAATCATCTCAGAAATTAAAGCAGTAGAAGAGTCTTCTCAAAACGCTGAATAAATTAAAAACTTTATGAAAATCTTAAGTTCAAAGTGGGTTGTTACCTGCGATGAAAATAATAGCATCATTGAAGATGGTGCTATTGTTTTTTCCGATAAAATTATTGATGTCGACACAAAAGAAAATATCCAAAAAAAATATCCAAATATTCAAATCCAAGAACAAAAAGAAAATTCTGTTTTAATGCCAGGGCTTATAAACTCTCATGTTCATTTAGAGTTTAGTGCAAACTCTACAACATTAAAATATGGTAACTTTATGAATTGGTTGAATTCTGTTATTAAAAATAGAGATACTTTAATTGAAAAAGCAAATAGTAAATTAATTGAAGATAAATTAAAAAAAATGAAAAAATCTGGTACTACAACTATTGGTGCTATTTCTTCTTACTCTTTTGATTTAGAACCTTGTTTAAAATCACCATTAAATAAAGTCTTTTTTTGTGAGGTAATTGGAAGTAAAGCTGATATGGTGGATACTTTATTTGCTGACTTTAAATCAAGACTTAAAAATGTGAAAAAACATGCAAGTAAGAATTTAATTCCTGCTGTTGCAATCCATTCACCTTATTCTGTTCATCCTTTTTTATTAAGAGAAACATTAAACATAGCAAAAGAAGAAAGTTTAGCTGTAAGTTCTCACTTTTTAGAATCACCAGAAGAATTTCAATGGCTTCATAAAGATGAGGGCTTATTTATTGACTTTTTCAAAAATCTTTTAGGTCAAGATAAAGCTGTTACAAAACCTATGGAGTTTTTAAATCAATTTAAAGGTGTGGAAAAACTCTCTTTCACCCATTGTGTTGAAGCAAGTAGTGATGACTTAAAAAAGATAGAAGAATTAGATGCAACTATAAACCATTGTGTTACTTCAAATAGAGTTTTAAACAATACTAAACTAGATATAAGCAATTTGAATAATATTAATCTTAGTATTGGTACTGATGGATTAAGTTCAAATAACTCTTTATCAATGTTTGATGAATTAAGAAACGCTTTAATGATTCATGTTGATGAAAATATAGTTGAATTATCAAAAAAGCTTTTAAAAGCTGCAACTATTGGTGGAAGTAAAGCTCTTGGTTTAAATAAGGGTGTATTAAAAAAAGATGCTGATGCTGATGTGATTTCTTTTACTTTACCTGATGAAATAGAAGATAAAAATGATTTAGCAATGCATATAATTTTACATACTAAGTTTGTAAATAAAACTATTATAGGAGGAGAGGATGTTTAATTTTATAAAGAAACTTTTTTATCCAATTATTGCTGTTTTGGATTTTATTACAAAATATTTTAAAACAGTAGTTTTTTTAACAATTATATATTTTGTAGTATATGGTACCGGAAGTAATAATGAAAGTAAAGGCTCTTATGAAGTTGCTAATTTACAAAAAATAGTTCTTTTTGGACCAATTTTAGATGTAAATAGAACTTTAGAGCAACTGCAAAAAGCAAAAGAGTCTGATAATATAAAAGGTGTTTTACTTGAAGTAAACTCTCCAGGTGGAGCAGTTGCACCTTCTGTAGAATTAGCTTATGCAATAAAAGAGCTAAAAGAAGTAAAACCTGTTGTTGTTTATGCAAGTGGGGTAATAGCTAGTGGTTCATATTATGCTTCTATTTGGGCAAATGAAATTATTGCAAATCCAGGAAGTATGGTTGGGTCTATTGGTGTTATTATGCAAGGTGTAAACACAGAAGAGCTAATGGCTAAAATTGGCATTTCAACTCAAACTGTAAAAGCTGGTAAATATAAAGAATCAGGAACACCAACTAGAAAATGGTTCGATTATGAAAAAGAACAATTGCAATCTATAATTGATGATACATATAATATGTTTATTACTGATGTTGCAAATGCAAGAGGTTTAAAAGTAGAAGATCACACTAAGTTTGCAGATGCCAAAGTTTTTACATCTAGACAAGCAAAAGAAGTAGGTTTAGTTGATGAGGTTGCTACTATTTCATATGCAAAAACAAAGCTTGAAACTTTAGCTAAGATTGAATATCCTATATGGAAAAAACAAGATAAGTTTGATAAATTTATGGACAAAATCATAAATGAAACTGTTTCAAAAATTACAATGAGTTTTGCGAGTTCTTTAAAGGCTTATTAATGCTTTATTTTTCATATGGTTCTAATATGTCAAGTAAAAGATTATGCGCAAGAGTTCCTAGCGCAAAAATGTTTGCAGTGGGAACTTTAGATAAACACTTACTAAAATTTCATAAACATAGTTTTAGAGATGATAGTGCAAAATGTGATATTGAATTTACTAATAAAAGTGAAGATATAGTTTATGGAGTACTTTATGAATTTGATTCAAATGAAAAACCTAATTTAGACAATGCTGAGGGTTTAGGTTTAGGCTATGAAATCAAAACAGTTGAAATAAAAGTAGAAGATAAAATATATGAATCATTTACTTATTATGGTACAGATATAGATAAAAGTTTAAAACCTTTTCATTGGTATAAAAACCATGTATTAAAAGGTGCAAATGAGTTTAACTTACCTAAAGATTATATATTAAAGTATATTGAGAATATAGTATCAATTGAGGATAAAGATAAGGAAAGGGAACTTTTGGAGTTGAGTATTCAAAAGTAGATATAAAAAAAGGGTGAAGCAAAAGCTTCACCCTTTTTTATTGTACTTATATTTTATATATTAGTTACCAGTAGTTGTAACTACTTTATAAGTATCATTTGCAATTACATACTCTTCATTTGTAGGAATTACAAAGATTCTTCCTGATGAAGCTGGAGTTGCGATATCTCTTGCTTCTTTAGATCTTTTGTTGTTTTTAACTGGATCAATAACTACACCCATGAAGTCTAAACCAGCACAAACTTTTTCTCTAATAAGAGCAGCATTTTCACCAATACCACCTGTGAAACAAATAGCATCAACACCGTCTAATGCAGCAGCATATGCACCTACATAATGTTTAATTTTGTAAGCAATCATATCAATTGCTAATCTACATCTATCATCACCAGCAGCAGCACCATCTAATACTTCTCTTAAGTCAGAAGATTTACCAGAAATACCAACAATACCAGATTTTTTATTCATAACATTTAATGCTTCATCAATTGTTAATCCTTCTTGACTCATCATGTACTGTAATGCACCAGCACCAACATCACCAGCTCTAGTTCCCATCATTAAACCTTGAACAGGAGTAAGACCCATTGAAGTATCAATTGATTTACCATCTAATACAGCAGAAACAGATGAACCATTTCCTAAGTGACATACAATAATTCTAGTGTTATGTTTTTTATCTAACATTTGTCTTGCTTCGTTTGATACGAAGAAGTGAGAAGTTCCGTGGAAACCATATTTTCTAATAGCATGTTTAGTATATTGCTCATAAGGTAATGCATACATATAAGCATAATCAGGCATAGTTTGGTGGAATGCAGTATCAAATACAGCAACATTTGGTTTACCTGGCATTAATTCTTGACAA includes the following:
- the aroQ gene encoding type II 3-dehydroquinate dehydratase, which translates into the protein MKIAVIQGPNLNMLGIREQHIYGPMSLEQIHEQLKNAAAQNGVELEFFQSNLEGEIVDKVQECLGEVDGIMINPAAFSHTSIAIKDALSAVELPTVEVHISNIYKREEFRQKSVTAGAATGVITGFGPFGYHMGLIALMQIISEIKAVEESSQNAE
- the folK gene encoding 2-amino-4-hydroxy-6-hydroxymethyldihydropteridine diphosphokinase, producing MKKKLNDKLTLYKTANFPFCSKKQSNKRYQVTIGIGGNLGDVKKTFDKLFLCLMKDTRFDILMSSPLLKNPPFGYLEQNYFLNGIIAIKTNLAPNDFLRNMQRLENRFGRKRSFQDAPRTLDIDIIFFDKKKINTKNLIVPHKDWANRESVIIPLEEMKRINK
- the mnmA gene encoding tRNA 2-thiouridine(34) synthase MnmA, with amino-acid sequence MKKVMVGMSGGIDSSVTAYMLQEEGYEVEGCYLKLHNRNDGYHEKNLSFIKDVAEFLNIKYHVLDLADDFTKEVYDYFVDSYLEGTTPNPCVKCNRQIKFGAMLDFAKSHGADFLATGHYAKTDGKFFYEADDKTKDQSYFLSQVSPEALPFMMFPLSTYKKEDIVKFGAKLDVAFKKITEKSESQEICFVETVYTDVIKKHANIDQVGNVLDEKGNIVGEHKGYAHYTIGKRRGFTVYGAQEPHFVTKLDPKDNTITVGKRTALEVNEVIVNNLNMFIKDKTLDCSVKLRYRKNSISCNIKIENNIAIITLNEPALGVAAGQLAVFYDGQKVLGSGWIQATK
- a CDS encoding M24 family metallopeptidase; amino-acid sequence: MKNFILLNENAIYFEANFSCDNVIFINLGADKYFITDARYTIEAQEYTKNCEVIESSDLIKTAKEILKKNKIKKIVFDPNDFKYSTYTNLTSDLKTQFIPKRNFSKEKRIIKTDEEIKYLKKAAKLGRKGFDNFAKYIRKNGFNQTEEFLHFKAIEKMSQAGKLQLSFDPIVAINKNAAKPHALPTNKKLKLNNLLLVDAGVKYKRYCSDRTCTSNANFENFSFKREQKFKNKKHQKIYDLVYKAQLNAIQNARSGMKASQIDKLTRDVIEKAGFGKYFIHSTGHGVGLDIHEFPNINTRSDVIIEDNMVFTIEPGIYLPDEFGVRIEDTVVMKNGKAIIL
- the mqnF gene encoding aminofutalosine deaminase family hydrolase, with the translated sequence MKILSSKWVVTCDENNSIIEDGAIVFSDKIIDVDTKENIQKKYPNIQIQEQKENSVLMPGLINSHVHLEFSANSTTLKYGNFMNWLNSVIKNRDTLIEKANSKLIEDKLKKMKKSGTTTIGAISSYSFDLEPCLKSPLNKVFFCEVIGSKADMVDTLFADFKSRLKNVKKHASKNLIPAVAIHSPYSVHPFLLRETLNIAKEESLAVSSHFLESPEEFQWLHKDEGLFIDFFKNLLGQDKAVTKPMEFLNQFKGVEKLSFTHCVEASSDDLKKIEELDATINHCVTSNRVLNNTKLDISNLNNINLSIGTDGLSSNNSLSMFDELRNALMIHVDENIVELSKKLLKAATIGGSKALGLNKGVLKKDADADVISFTLPDEIEDKNDLAMHIILHTKFVNKTIIGGEDV
- a CDS encoding gamma-glutamylcyclotransferase family protein codes for the protein MLYFSYGSNMSSKRLCARVPSAKMFAVGTLDKHLLKFHKHSFRDDSAKCDIEFTNKSEDIVYGVLYEFDSNEKPNLDNAEGLGLGYEIKTVEIKVEDKIYESFTYYGTDIDKSLKPFHWYKNHVLKGANEFNLPKDYILKYIENIVSIEDKDKERELLELSIQK
- the mnmA gene encoding tRNA 2-thiouridine(34) synthase MnmA: MKKKVVVGMSGGVDSSVTALLLKQQGYDVVGLFMRNWEYGIKGSQCPNRIEFEDAKKVGELIGIEVKGKDFVEEYRTKVFDVFLEGLKKGLTPNPDILCNKEIKFNVFLNEAKKMGADMIATGHYAKIAKHNEHYVLDTPKDSSKDQSYFLHALSSEQLSHAMFPLGDLTKTEVREIAREHNLPVSDKKDSTGICFIGNQRFDDFITQHLKAIPGDMIDENGKVLGKHKGLICYTLGQRKGIGLGGIKGNEGENNTHKSWYAAKKDVENNTLTVVQDTNHPLLMSEHTEASHMHWVLEEAPKVGDKLMAQVRYRQHKQTCTVVESSEDKVLVKFDEPQRAVTLGQSLVLYDGDYCLGGGFISNYY
- a CDS encoding acetate/propionate family kinase; translation: MLVFILNAGSSSLKYQLMNPVNKKVFAQGLCERIGIDGVLKHEFGEKELEMKIDMPTHKEAIESVLSTLTNGEGKVIDSINDIEAIGHRAVHGGEEFSGSVLVTEKVIETMRRLIPLAPLHNPANIMGMEICQELMPGKPNVAVFDTAFHQTMPDYAYMYALPYEQYTKHAIRKYGFHGTSHFFVSNEARQMLDKKHNTRIIVCHLGNGSSVSAVLDGKSIDTSMGLTPVQGLMMGTRAGDVGAGALQYMMSQEGLTIDEALNVMNKKSGIVGISGKSSDLREVLDGAAAGDDRCRLAIDMIAYKIKHYVGAYAAALDGVDAICFTGGIGENAALIREKVCAGLDFMGVVIDPVKNNKRSKEARDIATPASSGRIFVIPTNEEYVIANDTYKVVTTTGN
- the sppA gene encoding signal peptide peptidase SppA — its product is MFNFIKKLFYPIIAVLDFITKYFKTVVFLTIIYFVVYGTGSNNESKGSYEVANLQKIVLFGPILDVNRTLEQLQKAKESDNIKGVLLEVNSPGGAVAPSVELAYAIKELKEVKPVVVYASGVIASGSYYASIWANEIIANPGSMVGSIGVIMQGVNTEELMAKIGISTQTVKAGKYKESGTPTRKWFDYEKEQLQSIIDDTYNMFITDVANARGLKVEDHTKFADAKVFTSRQAKEVGLVDEVATISYAKTKLETLAKIEYPIWKKQDKFDKFMDKIINETVSKITMSFASSLKAY